From Daucus carota subsp. sativus chromosome 6, DH1 v3.0, whole genome shotgun sequence, the proteins below share one genomic window:
- the LOC108227614 gene encoding cytochrome P450 78A6 codes for MSSNIESLWVFALASKYKSYTSIINFLVLVSASALAWLVITLIHWAHPGGPAWGKHKWVEKRTNHGSCSSGRVIPGPKGFPVIGSMSLMTGLAHHKLSAMAKACGATSLMAFSLGETRVIITSNPDVAKEILNSSVFADRPVKESAYMLMFNRAIGFAPHGVYWTSLRRIAANHLFCPKQIKAFGSQRFDLAHQMVNMFRSQADKVVTVRDGLRKAALSNMMASVFGKTYGLDSEEAELRKLVDEGYELLGMLNWADHLPWLSEFDLQHIRARCSSLVPKVDCFVRRIISQHREKNTGCDFVDVLLSLQGREKLSEDDMVAVLWEMIFRGTDTVAVLIEWVLARMVIHADIQSKVHDELDMITRRSRSVTEADLSSMVYLPAVVKEVLRLHPPGPLLSWARLAITDTIVDGHHVPAGTTAMVNMWAITRDPHVWEDPLSFKPERFLDCGSPDVEFSVMGSDLRLAPFGSGRRACPGKALGLATVTFWVATLMQEFEWSQASDSGVDMSEVLKLSCEMAKPLVARVEPRRANYV; via the exons ATGAGCAGCAATATCGAAAGCCTCTGGGTTTTTGctctagcttctaaatataaatCTTATACTAGTATCATCAATTTCTTGGTTCTTGTATCAGCTTCCGCTTTGGCTTGGCTTGTGATCACCCTTATTCACTGGGCTCACCCTGGAGGCCCTGCCTGGGGGAAACACAAATGGGTCGAGAAAAGGACTAATCATGGCTCGTGTTCTTCGGGCCGGGTGATACCTGGCCCGAAAGGCTTTCCGGTCATTGGAAGCATGAGTTTAATGACCGGATTAGCCCACCACAAGCTGTCTGCCATGGCTAAAGCCTGTGGAGCCACCAGTCTCATGGCTTTTAGCTTGGGGGAAACAAGGGTGATCATCACATCGAATCCTGATGTAGCCAAAGAGATTTTGAATAGCTCTGTGTTTGCTGACCGGCCTGTGAAGGAATCAGCTTACATGTTGATGTTCAACAGAGCTATTGGCTTCGCTCCTCACGGGGTTTACTGGACAAGTTTGAGGAGAATCGCGGCGAACCATTTGTTCTGTCCCAAGCAAATCAAGGCCTTTGGAAGCCAGAGGTTTGATCTTGCTCATCAGATGGTTAATATGTTTAGAAGCCAAGCAGACAAGGTGGTTACGGTTCGAGATGGATTGAGAAAGGCTGCTTTAAGTAACATGATGGCCTCTGTTTTTGGAAAAACTTATGGGCTTGATTCAGAGGAAGCAGAGTTAAGGAAGCTGGTTGATGAAGGGTATGAGCTCTTGGGCATGCTTAATTGGGCTGATCACCTCCCCTGGTTATCCGAATTCGACCTGCAGCATATTCGGGCTAGGTGTTCCTCTCTCGTGCCTAAGGTTGATTGCTTTGTCCGTCGGATTATATCACAACACCGCGAGAAGAACACCGGCTGTGACTTTGTAGACGTTCTGCTATCTCTACAAGGCCGTGAAAAGTTGTCGGAAGATGACATGGTTGCTGTCTTATGG GAAATGATATTTAGAGGCACGGATACTGTGGCAGTTTTGATCGAGTGGGTGCTAGCGCGGATGGTGATTCATGCAGACATTCAATCAAAAGTACATGATGAACTCGACATGATAACGAGAAGGTCACGATCCGTGACCGAGGCTGACCTCTCCTCCATGGTGTATCTTCCAGCTGTAGTGAAGGAGGTGCTTAGGCTACACCCTCCGGGCCCGCTTCTCTCATGGGCCCGCCTGGCGATCACAGATACGATTGTTGATGGGCATCATGTTCCGGCAGGGACCACTGCTATGGTTAACATGTGGGCCATCACAAGGGACCCTCATGTCTGGGAGGACCCGCTGAGTTTTAAGCCCGAGAGGTTCCTGGACTGCGGATCCCCTGATGTGGAGTTCTCGGTTATGGGATCCGACCTGCGACTGGCACCGTTCGGATCCGGGAGACGGGCGTGCCCGGGGAAGGCTCTGGGGTTGGCCACAGTGACCTTCTGGGTGGCCACCCTGATGCAGGAGTTTGAGTGGTCTCAGGCTTCAGATTCGGGCGTGGATATGTCTGAGGTGCTGAAACTATCGTGTGAGATGGCTAAACCACTGGTTGCTAGAGTGGAGCCGAGGCGCGCAAACTATGTCTAG
- the LOC108227615 gene encoding cytochrome b5-like, which produces MSSTTEAKLLTYQDISTHNNKSDCWLIISNKVYDVTPFLYEHPGGEDIILKATGRDATEDYNGVNHSGEATGILQKYYVGDLDTSSLPAKKQYNPISVVAKQISTSKSVGIFRVLLPLLIIALAYGIFQIYKKD; this is translated from the exons ATGAGTTCGACTACAGAAGCTAAACTTCTAACTTATCAAGATATCTCAACCCACAACAACAAGTCTGATTGCTGGCTTATTATCTCCAACAAG GTGTATGATGTGACCCCGTTTCTCTATGAGCATCCTGGCGGTGAGGATATCATACTCAAAGCAACTG GAAGAGATGCCACTGAAGATTATAACGGTGTTAACCATAGTGGGGAGGCAACAGGCATTTTGCAAAAGTACTATGTTGGTGACCTTGACACCTCCTCTCTTCCTGCGAAAAAACAGTACAATCCAATTTCAGTAGTAGCAAAACAAATATCTACGTCGAAGTCTGTGGGTATCTTTCGCGTTTTGCTTCCTCTGTTGATCATTGCATTAGCTTACGGTATATTTCAAATCTACAAAAAGGATTAG